In the Sediminibacter sp. Hel_I_10 genome, one interval contains:
- the rpoB gene encoding DNA-directed RNA polymerase subunit beta produces MLANTAERLNFSSIINKTDYPDFLDIQIKSFQDFFQLETKSEERGNEGLYNTFMENFPITDTRNQFVLEFLDYFIDPPRYSIEECIERGLTYSVPLKARLKLYCTDPEHEDFETIVQDVYLGTIPYMTPSGTFCINGAERVVVSQLHRSPGVFFSQSFHANGTKLYSARVIPFKGSWIEFATDINQVMYAYIDRKKKLPVTTLFRAIGFERDKDILEIFDLAEEVKVSKSGLKKVIDRKLAARVLNTWHEDFVDEDTGEVVSIERNEIVLDRDTVIDKDNIEEILEAGVKTILLHKETAQQGDYAIIHNTLQKDPTNSEKEAVEHIYRQLRNAEPPDEETARGIIDKLFFSDQRYSLGEVGRYRMNKKLQLDIGMDKQVLTKEDIITIIKYLIELINSKAEIDDIDHLSNRRVRTVGEQLSSQFGVGLARMARTIRERMNVRDNEVFTPIDLINAKTLSSVINSFFGTNQLSQFMDQTNPLAEITHKRRLSALGPGGLSRERAGFEVRDVHYTHYGRLCPIETPEGPNIGLISSLSVFAKVNPMGFIETPYRKAENGVVDIKNAPVYLSAEEEEDMLIAQANIKVDDDGKILEEKIIARQEGDFPVIDPVNVHYTDVAPNQIASISASLIPFLEHDDANRALMGSNMMRQAVPLLRPQAPIVGTGLERQVASDSRVLINAEGDGVVEYVDANEITIKYERSEEAAMVSFESDTKTYPLVKFRKTNQGTSINLKPIVTRGDKVRRGQVLCEGYATEKGELALGRNMKVAFMPWKGYNFEDAIVISEKVVRDDIFTSIHIDEYSLEVRDTKLGNEELTNDIPNVSEEATKDLDENGMIRIGAEIKPGDILIGKITPKGESDPTPEEKLLRAIFGDKAGDVKDASLKASPSLHGVVIEKKLFSRAIKDKRKRAKDKEDIEALENIYYKKFDDLKDVLVDKLFALVNGKTAQGIYNDLSEEIIPKGKKYTLKMLNAVDDYTHLTSGTWTTDDHLNSLVADLIHNYKIKENDLQGSLRREKFTISVGDELPAGIIKLAKVYVAKKRKLKVGDKMAGRHGNKGIVARIVRQEDMPFLEDGTPVDIVLNPLGVPSRMNIGQIYETVLGWAGQKLGRTYATPIFDGATLDQINEFTDEAGVPRFGHTYLYDGGTGDRFDQPATVGVIYMIKLGHMIDDKMHARSIGPYSLITQQPLGGKAQFGGQRFGEMEVWALEAYGASSTLREILTVKSDDVIGRAKTYEAIVKGEPMPEPGLPESFNVLMHELKGLGLDIRLEE; encoded by the coding sequence ATGTTAGCAAATACAGCTGAAAGATTAAATTTCTCTTCCATTATAAACAAAACGGATTATCCAGACTTCTTGGATATCCAAATAAAATCCTTTCAGGATTTTTTCCAGTTAGAGACAAAATCAGAAGAAAGAGGAAACGAAGGGCTCTACAATACCTTCATGGAAAACTTCCCAATTACAGATACGCGTAATCAATTTGTATTGGAATTCTTGGATTATTTTATTGATCCTCCACGCTACTCTATAGAGGAGTGTATCGAAAGAGGTCTTACTTACAGCGTGCCTCTTAAGGCTAGATTAAAGTTGTATTGTACAGATCCTGAGCATGAGGATTTTGAAACTATCGTTCAAGATGTCTATTTAGGAACGATTCCTTACATGACACCAAGTGGTACTTTTTGTATCAATGGTGCAGAGCGTGTTGTGGTATCTCAGTTACACCGTTCGCCTGGTGTATTCTTTAGCCAATCATTTCATGCTAACGGTACTAAATTATATTCTGCCAGAGTTATCCCGTTTAAAGGGTCTTGGATAGAATTCGCTACCGATATCAACCAAGTGATGTATGCTTACATTGATAGAAAGAAAAAATTACCAGTTACTACATTGTTCAGAGCTATTGGTTTTGAACGTGATAAAGACATTCTAGAGATTTTTGACCTTGCAGAAGAAGTGAAGGTTTCAAAATCTGGATTGAAAAAAGTAATCGATCGTAAGCTTGCTGCACGTGTATTAAATACATGGCACGAGGATTTCGTAGATGAAGATACTGGAGAAGTGGTATCTATCGAGCGTAATGAAATTGTTTTAGATCGTGATACTGTTATCGACAAAGATAATATTGAAGAAATTCTTGAAGCTGGCGTAAAAACAATTCTGTTGCATAAGGAAACTGCACAACAGGGTGATTATGCTATCATTCACAATACGTTACAAAAAGATCCAACAAACTCAGAAAAAGAGGCTGTTGAACATATTTACCGTCAATTACGTAACGCTGAGCCGCCAGATGAGGAGACTGCACGTGGTATTATTGACAAATTATTCTTTTCAGACCAACGTTACTCTTTAGGTGAAGTAGGTCGTTATAGAATGAACAAGAAATTACAGTTGGATATCGGTATGGATAAGCAAGTGCTTACCAAAGAAGATATCATAACGATTATAAAATATTTAATTGAGTTGATTAACTCTAAGGCAGAGATTGATGATATCGATCACTTGTCTAACCGTCGTGTTAGAACTGTTGGAGAACAATTATCATCTCAATTTGGTGTTGGTTTGGCACGTATGGCCCGTACCATTCGTGAGCGTATGAACGTTCGTGATAACGAGGTCTTTACTCCAATCGATTTGATTAACGCGAAGACTTTGTCTTCAGTAATCAACTCATTCTTTGGAACCAACCAATTATCTCAATTTATGGACCAAACCAATCCTTTGGCAGAGATCACGCACAAGCGTCGTCTTTCAGCTCTTGGACCAGGTGGTTTGTCAAGAGAAAGAGCAGGGTTTGAGGTACGTGACGTTCACTATACGCACTACGGAAGACTTTGCCCTATTGAAACTCCAGAGGGTCCAAACATTGGTTTAATTTCATCTTTATCTGTTTTTGCTAAGGTAAACCCAATGGGCTTCATTGAAACACCTTATAGAAAAGCAGAAAATGGTGTTGTTGATATCAAGAACGCGCCAGTTTATTTAAGTGCAGAGGAAGAGGAAGACATGTTGATTGCGCAAGCAAACATTAAGGTTGACGATGACGGTAAAATTCTTGAGGAAAAAATTATTGCACGTCAAGAAGGTGATTTCCCAGTTATTGATCCTGTTAATGTACATTATACAGATGTAGCGCCTAATCAAATTGCTTCAATCTCAGCATCCTTAATTCCATTCTTGGAACATGATGATGCCAACCGTGCTTTGATGGGCTCAAACATGATGCGTCAGGCCGTACCATTGTTACGTCCGCAAGCACCAATTGTAGGTACAGGTTTAGAGCGTCAAGTTGCTTCAGACTCTAGAGTATTGATTAATGCAGAAGGTGATGGTGTTGTAGAATATGTTGATGCTAATGAAATCACTATAAAATACGAGCGTTCTGAAGAGGCTGCTATGGTTAGCTTTGAAAGTGATACCAAAACATATCCTTTAGTTAAGTTTAGAAAGACCAACCAAGGGACGTCTATTAACTTAAAGCCAATTGTTACAAGAGGCGACAAGGTTAGAAGAGGTCAAGTACTTTGTGAAGGTTATGCTACTGAAAAAGGAGAGCTAGCTTTAGGTCGTAACATGAAAGTGGCCTTTATGCCATGGAAAGGTTACAACTTTGAGGATGCGATTGTAATTTCAGAAAAAGTAGTTCGTGATGATATTTTCACGTCCATTCATATTGATGAATATTCATTAGAAGTTAGAGATACCAAATTAGGTAACGAAGAATTGACTAATGATATTCCTAACGTTTCAGAAGAGGCTACTAAAGACTTAGATGAAAACGGTATGATTCGTATTGGTGCAGAAATTAAGCCAGGCGATATTCTTATTGGTAAGATTACTCCAAAAGGAGAATCTGATCCAACTCCAGAAGAAAAATTATTACGTGCCATCTTTGGTGATAAAGCTGGTGATGTTAAGGATGCATCTTTAAAAGCATCTCCTTCATTACATGGTGTTGTTATTGAGAAGAAATTATTCTCAAGAGCAATCAAAGACAAACGTAAGAGAGCTAAAGATAAAGAGGATATTGAAGCATTAGAGAATATCTATTACAAGAAGTTTGATGATTTAAAAGACGTCTTAGTCGATAAATTATTTGCACTTGTTAATGGTAAAACTGCTCAAGGTATCTATAATGATCTTAGCGAGGAAATCATTCCTAAAGGGAAGAAGTACACGCTTAAGATGTTAAATGCAGTTGATGATTATACGCATTTAACTTCTGGTACTTGGACTACAGATGATCACTTAAACTCTTTAGTTGCAGATTTAATTCACAACTACAAGATCAAAGAAAATGATCTTCAAGGTTCTTTACGTCGTGAGAAGTTTACAATTTCTGTTGGTGATGAGTTACCAGCGGGAATCATCAAACTAGCTAAGGTTTATGTTGCTAAGAAACGTAAACTTAAAGTTGGTGATAAAATGGCGGGTCGTCACGGTAACAAAGGTATTGTTGCTCGTATTGTTCGTCAAGAGGACATGCCATTCTTAGAAGATGGAACTCCTGTTGATATTGTATTGAACCCTCTTGGTGTACCTTCTCGTATGAATATTGGTCAAATCTATGAAACTGTTCTAGGTTGGGCTGGTCAAAAACTAGGTCGTACGTATGCAACACCAATTTTTGATGGTGCTACACTTGATCAAATCAACGAGTTTACTGATGAAGCTGGCGTGCCAAGATTTGGTCATACCTACCTTTATGATGGTGGAACTGGTGATCGTTTTGACCAACCGGCAACTGTTGGTGTCATTTACATGATCAAACTAGGTCACATGATTGATGATAAGATGCACGCGCGTTCTATCGGGCCATACTCATTGATTACGCAACAACCATTGGGTGGTAAAGCTCAGTTTGGTGGACAGCGTTTTGGTGAGATGGAGGTTTGGGCACTTGAGGCCTATGGCGCATCGAGTACTTTGCGTGAGATCTTAACCGTGAAATCTGATGACGTTATTGGTAGAGCCAAAACTTACGAAGCAATCGTAAAAGGTGAACCAATGCCAGAACCAGGACTACCTGAATCTTTCAACGTACTTATGCACGAATTGAAAGGATTAGGATTAGATATTAGATTAGAGGAATAA